A part of Dehalococcoidales bacterium genomic DNA contains:
- a CDS encoding portal protein, with translation MGFRESISKFFKRDKVAQIEKKGRGYSFDDPMGGAVDNAAGMTGMNMLTVALSMDQNLLERYADYENMDDYPELSAALDIFADDTTIPDSVRGKTIWGESPDRVVRDVIDDLLHRILRVEEDVWVVMRTLCKYGNAFGEVVVSEHGVVGVNYLPVPTMRRLVNMKGDLLGYVQDLTGQFGLDTADYETLEGLKARFEEKSMIFFEPWEIVHWRLQSKFVRSLYGYCLVGDSQVWTPTGTKRLDEVRQGDFVYTRHAGMLRSTKVLDQVCSGVKPVFRLKTTHREIRLTSEHPLLTKRGASNSWVQVKDLGKGDEIVAVTNSPETIGPPPLGIVLDEVTDETVVTFSSRGSAIVRSMTRPTKYASSYCGVRRVAKEVGISKGSLEDLLNGSGGIPLCTMRAFLRLLKLPWFDGICVKAGNRRLCLPDLVDEKFSRLFGFLLGDGWISGHQVCFALGEREERNAFYEQCLIDYGLSPQRVRGHGENAYRQVNCGSNDLIHVFSSLGWRGEKAHDKRVPSWMFSQSREIREAFLRGIMDADGWEASGYEHIELCNRDLVRDIKTLVDGLGWSSGNIRRRNPRNSEYKGKTIRSGPTYTLTFRNRELGNGDFVYEKIVSIERDGEEPVYDIQVADAGHCFVADGLVVHNSIIDASRWIWKRLAMLEDTALVYKLTRSPSRYAFYVDTGDLPPDEAMALVKKAMRRYKKRTLVNPTTGKLEFRNNPLCLTGDTKIPLLDGRVLPLSEVVAEFESGKKPWVYSCSVGKGGKLVPMPVTWAGKTRLNADLVRVTLDNGESIRVTPDHSFPTRDGRKVKAAELSIGESLMPFRRYIDKITRIDELDGKLNGYEKVYDPSDRKWKWTHRVVGEAVNMACPGQVVHHRDFNRRNNCPSNLDVLSPKEHQKVHKENGRTAGRAIAKLRKIDSVLDKKLRDAASRTMTEFNKTERQRKRTSERNKRLGTGRHIIEYNNSEKHSLDNRIRSDSAREMWSRNRLGLIDKFRLDFDETVWEWMKSICESNPSITFSEMLDRLNLEMRDHLLFINKDYRYAHHDVIASARVLKQRLSENGYRGLGGFKKSIFNNHKVVSIEYLEEKEDTYTLTVNGTHTFALDAGVFTFNSPEEDLWIPTRGGKESTRVDVLSGPDWQCLTGDTVIPLLDGSSRTLSDLSDNGDSVWLYSLNEKGEIVPGRGHSARRTKKAEVWEIELDNGEVVRCSDNHPFMLRDGTWARADGLVVGDSLMPLYRKISSIDDGERLDGYEQVYDPFTNEFQYTHQVVNRSRSGSLLPKPGSVIHHAGDNKLDNRPEVLIEMTRSDHSKLHLSLCDYLHSSKVKAAATAAKRTPDVRRKLREAWTDDRRKSLMLRNASVSKSARIRAGDRITAWNRSEERRLRRAFRYRKVTVEELASVVIDNNVQRIKDLYPLGYSQGLIERVLNDTGIGWCEFAKRHISGWVPRGRAVSVMNHRVVSVRRTGKEEWLYDLTVDEYHNFAVGQGVFVHNSMEDVQYFRDKMFTAIKIPQSYFGGEAEASQGLAQRDVRFGRTCMRVQREYRNGIRQVARVHLAALGIDPDSVKWDTRMTVPSSIFELQQIEVMNAQAGLISTLSEYFPQDWLLERVLHMSKDEAAAMVNQKASEVERTMSDQARVAATIQAKYPELAIPPEAAAMAMGELPMESREVSKKLDKLHEAVNKTIQTSSRVLKRVENMEPTMARTFLKLRQVK, from the coding sequence ATGGGATTTCGCGAGTCCATATCCAAGTTTTTCAAGCGCGATAAGGTTGCACAGATAGAGAAGAAGGGGCGTGGATATTCGTTCGACGACCCCATGGGTGGGGCGGTAGACAACGCGGCGGGCATGACCGGGATGAACATGCTTACGGTCGCGCTGTCGATGGACCAAAATCTGCTTGAGCGTTATGCCGACTACGAGAATATGGACGATTACCCTGAGCTGTCGGCAGCCCTAGACATTTTTGCAGATGATACAACTATTCCAGATTCCGTTAGGGGCAAAACCATTTGGGGTGAATCGCCAGATCGTGTTGTGCGAGATGTAATTGACGATCTTTTGCATCGAATACTCAGGGTCGAAGAGGACGTATGGGTAGTGATGCGGACCCTGTGTAAGTACGGGAACGCTTTTGGTGAAGTTGTGGTCTCGGAGCACGGTGTGGTCGGCGTTAATTACTTGCCGGTTCCCACGATGCGGCGGCTGGTCAATATGAAGGGTGACCTGCTTGGATACGTCCAGGATCTTACGGGGCAGTTCGGACTGGATACAGCGGATTACGAGACGCTGGAAGGGCTAAAGGCGCGGTTCGAGGAAAAGAGCATGATTTTCTTTGAGCCGTGGGAAATAGTACATTGGCGCTTGCAGTCTAAGTTCGTGAGATCATTATACGGGTACTGTCTAGTTGGGGATTCACAGGTGTGGACTCCAACAGGGACTAAACGTCTTGATGAGGTTAGGCAGGGGGATTTTGTGTATACGCGACATGCGGGCATGTTGCGGTCTACCAAGGTTTTAGATCAGGTTTGTAGCGGGGTAAAACCTGTATTCAGGCTGAAGACGACTCATCGTGAAATCAGACTGACAAGCGAACACCCCTTGCTTACAAAGAGGGGCGCGTCTAATTCTTGGGTGCAAGTAAAGGATCTAGGAAAGGGCGATGAAATTGTTGCTGTAACAAACAGTCCAGAGACTATAGGGCCGCCGCCTTTGGGTATTGTATTGGACGAAGTTACTGACGAAACGGTGGTAACTTTCTCTAGTCGTGGGTCTGCAATAGTTCGCAGTATGACAAGGCCGACAAAATACGCGTCGTCCTATTGTGGGGTCAGAAGAGTTGCCAAGGAAGTTGGTATCAGCAAGGGATCATTGGAAGATCTTTTGAATGGTTCTGGCGGCATTCCGTTATGCACAATGCGAGCGTTTTTGAGATTGCTGAAGCTGCCGTGGTTTGATGGTATATGTGTAAAAGCAGGAAACAGAAGGCTTTGCTTGCCAGATCTTGTTGATGAAAAGTTTTCAAGATTGTTTGGTTTTTTGCTTGGTGACGGATGGATTTCTGGTCACCAGGTTTGTTTTGCTCTTGGGGAGCGAGAAGAACGAAACGCTTTTTATGAACAATGCCTCATCGATTATGGGTTATCACCCCAGAGGGTGAGAGGTCATGGAGAAAACGCCTACAGACAAGTGAATTGTGGAAGCAATGATTTGATACATGTTTTTTCCTCTCTAGGATGGAGAGGGGAGAAGGCACATGACAAGAGGGTTCCATCGTGGATGTTTTCTCAGTCCCGAGAGATTAGGGAAGCTTTTTTGCGCGGGATTATGGACGCCGATGGGTGGGAAGCATCCGGGTATGAACATATAGAGCTGTGCAACAGGGATCTGGTTAGGGATATCAAGACATTAGTGGACGGATTGGGATGGAGCAGTGGGAATATTAGGAGGCGAAATCCTAGGAATTCCGAATACAAAGGGAAGACAATTAGATCGGGACCAACATATACGTTGACATTCAGAAACAGAGAGCTTGGAAACGGTGATTTTGTATATGAAAAAATCGTTTCGATTGAGAGGGATGGAGAAGAACCGGTTTATGATATTCAGGTTGCGGATGCTGGACATTGTTTCGTAGCCGATGGCTTGGTGGTCCATAATTCCATCATTGATGCTTCTAGGTGGATCTGGAAGCGGTTGGCGATGCTCGAAGATACGGCACTGGTCTACAAGTTGACTCGCAGCCCGAGTCGCTACGCCTTTTATGTGGATACAGGTGACTTGCCGCCGGATGAGGCAATGGCACTTGTCAAGAAGGCGATGCGGAGGTACAAAAAGCGGACACTCGTAAATCCTACGACTGGCAAGTTGGAGTTTCGCAATAATCCCCTGTGCTTGACAGGTGATACAAAAATACCGTTGCTTGACGGAAGGGTTTTGCCACTGTCGGAAGTTGTTGCCGAATTTGAGTCTGGGAAAAAACCATGGGTGTATTCATGCAGTGTTGGCAAGGGCGGGAAGTTGGTTCCTATGCCTGTGACTTGGGCTGGAAAAACCAGGCTGAATGCTGATTTAGTTCGAGTAACACTTGATAATGGGGAAAGCATAAGAGTTACGCCAGATCACAGTTTCCCAACTAGAGACGGACGAAAGGTTAAGGCTGCCGAGTTATCAATTGGCGAGTCATTGATGCCTTTCAGACGATATATTGATAAAATTACAAGAATTGATGAATTAGATGGAAAACTAAATGGTTATGAAAAGGTTTACGATCCATCTGATAGAAAATGGAAGTGGACGCATCGTGTTGTTGGCGAGGCTGTAAACATGGCTTGCCCAGGTCAGGTTGTCCACCACAGGGATTTCAATAGAAGAAATAATTGTCCATCTAATCTGGATGTTTTATCTCCCAAAGAACACCAGAAAGTACACAAAGAAAACGGCAGGACAGCCGGGCGTGCCATTGCTAAGCTAAGAAAAATTGACAGTGTTCTTGATAAAAAGCTAAGAGATGCAGCGTCAAGGACGATGACTGAATTTAACAAGACAGAAAGACAGAGAAAAAGAACATCGGAAAGAAACAAGAGGCTGGGGACAGGAAGACATATTATAGAATATAATAACTCTGAAAAGCATTCGTTGGATAACCGAATACGGTCGGATTCTGCCAGGGAAATGTGGTCAAGAAACCGCTTGGGACTGATAGACAAATTCAGACTCGATTTTGATGAAACTGTATGGGAATGGATGAAGTCTATTTGTGAATCAAATCCAAGTATTACGTTTTCAGAAATGCTTGATCGTTTGAATCTGGAGATGCGAGATCATCTTCTTTTCATCAACAAAGATTATAGATATGCTCACCATGATGTTATAGCAAGTGCAAGGGTGTTGAAGCAACGGTTGTCAGAAAATGGATACAGGGGATTAGGAGGATTTAAAAAATCCATTTTCAATAATCACAAAGTTGTATCAATCGAGTATTTAGAAGAAAAAGAAGATACGTATACTCTAACTGTAAACGGAACGCATACGTTTGCCTTGGATGCTGGCGTGTTCACGTTTAATTCGCCTGAAGAAGATTTGTGGATTCCTACGCGGGGTGGAAAAGAGTCGACTCGTGTCGATGTGTTGTCCGGTCCTGATTGGCAGTGCTTAACTGGGGACACTGTGATACCCCTTCTTGACGGATCGTCTAGAACGCTTTCCGATCTGTCTGACAATGGAGATTCAGTATGGCTTTATTCGTTGAACGAAAAAGGTGAGATTGTTCCCGGTAGAGGACATTCAGCAAGGCGTACAAAAAAAGCAGAAGTTTGGGAGATTGAGCTTGATAATGGAGAAGTTGTAAGGTGTTCAGACAATCATCCTTTCATGTTGAGAGATGGCACGTGGGCGAGAGCTGATGGCCTTGTTGTTGGGGATAGCTTGATGCCCTTGTACCGAAAAATCTCATCTATTGACGATGGTGAAAGGTTAGATGGATATGAGCAAGTTTACGATCCGTTTACAAACGAATTTCAGTATACTCATCAAGTTGTTAATAGATCGCGATCTGGTTCGTTATTGCCAAAGCCTGGATCTGTAATTCATCATGCTGGCGACAATAAACTAGATAATAGACCGGAAGTGCTAATTGAAATGACGCGCAGTGATCATTCAAAGCTACATCTTAGTCTTTGCGATTATCTTCATTCTAGTAAGGTAAAAGCAGCAGCTACGGCTGCGAAACGTACACCGGATGTTCGTAGAAAATTAAGAGAGGCTTGGACTGATGATCGCAGGAAGTCGCTTATGCTTAGAAATGCCAGTGTTTCAAAGTCCGCTCGTATTCGAGCTGGCGATAGAATTACAGCGTGGAATCGTTCAGAAGAGCGTAGGCTACGACGCGCTTTTAGATATCGAAAGGTTACAGTTGAAGAATTAGCATCGGTTGTTATTGATAATAATGTTCAAAGAATTAAAGACTTGTATCCATTGGGTTATAGTCAGGGGCTTATAGAGCGCGTTCTGAATGATACAGGTATTGGATGGTGTGAATTTGCAAAGAGGCATATATCTGGATGGGTTCCGCGTGGACGAGCTGTTTCTGTAATGAACCATAGAGTAGTTTCGGTTCGTAGAACAGGGAAAGAAGAATGGTTGTATGATCTAACAGTGGATGAATATCATAATTTTGCTGTGGGGCAGGGTGTTTTTGTCCACAATTCGATGGAAGATGTCCAGTATTTCCGCGATAAAATGTTTACGGCGATCAAGATTCCGCAAAGCTATTTTGGGGGCGAAGCAGAGGCGTCCCAGGGGTTAGCTCAACGTGATGTGCGGTTTGGTCGGACGTGTATGCGGGTACAGCGTGAATACCGAAACGGGATACGTCAAGTGGCGCGGGTGCATCTGGCGGCGCTGGGGATTGATCCCGATAGTGTCAAGTGGGATACTAGGATGACCGTACCGTCGAGTATTTTCGAGTTGCAACAGATTGAGGTCATGAACGCGCAGGCTGGGTTGATTAGCACACTTTCAGAGTATTTCCCACAAGATTGGCTGCTCGAGCGTGTGTTGCATATGTCGAAGGATGAGGCGGCGGCGATGGTTAACCAGAAGGCAAGCGAGGTTGAACGCACCATGTCGGACCAGGCGAGGGTTGCGGCCACAATTCAGGCAAAGTATCCCGAGTTGGCAATCCCACCGGAGGCTGCTGCAATGGCCATGGGCGAATTGCCGATGGAAAGCAGAGAGGTATCCAAAAAACTAGACAAGTTACATGAAGCCGTAAACAAAACTATACAAACGTCAAGTAGGGTGTTAAAACGTGTGGAGAACATGGAACCCACAATGGCCAGGACATTTTTAAAATTGAGGCAAGTGAAGTAG
- a CDS encoding LAGLIDADG family homing endonuclease has protein sequence MIIKATNGRRRSVTHRLEAAERVDDIRFGLTEEERELVLALEREAGQGSALIQTEILDHIYHNEPVSMAQFIEDPYYLGESCSTIYPELQRDLIELFDRPYREALFTGGIGVGKCVIGDTEIYDPVYGIRTTAKKMASLGSGIGCATYDMAYGGMRAAECSAQWSGIKKIGNLKLRSGRKIGLSLDHPVLTPYGYKAASEISAGDMVATARRLPHPVSPLSVSDDEVKWVAYMLADGGCTGSSMVFTNGCEVVLSEFENITKKLGNGSNPGVSYVGKAGQATMVMPREVRWIRKRYGLYEKSIDKRVPGRFYGLDDRQLGLFLNRIWACDGWVCKRSVKSFEIGIALGSEEFVCDIQQLLLRFGIQSRVRYRSMKYTHKGERRRSDAWSLSILNSGDVLSFIKNIGLIFGKEDKCIEAIRCLSGVKANSNIDLVPIDRFILSKIRKEIGPIPKRDYWPRPPGNSFMSHETFRSFAATYDLPDWCKWWGDVFWDTVEVFDVKGYESVYDLTVPGTANFAPYGVIVHNTYVMSIAISRVIYELSCMINPQKIFGLSSGSEMVIPLISKNLPLARDIMKTAIDDKIKESPYFMTKFTPNIKMDYTLFPGNIRITIGSYGSERLLGANVFSAALDECLTKKQVVTLEKRGKVVHETVENLLEMGQADADCKMVCLDHGKKKVRSGWWRIKESTVQPIVQITAGASSLEVSCQHPILVRRGDRLVYVYAEDVVVGDTVVMEVLNATGGSKVKRRDEGYLIGNSEGTDWGSESVFREASLRGDKGKAQGGEGQTGNAAEIGRDKGKDAASDEGAEVFGRDTAENEGSCYSENLRSRVAEKTIRKIEEGAGRGAGYSSSSCVEGGRQPLVREKDDQKAAEEIERGCQAERGASPYGGIEGEDFTRERSVNQGSSAELQISGSVTMRGIGSVSNAIRTEIGGESVPTGRGIECGWGGSDGVGVVSTKRTGSNDGCGFQGDDAGRIGYYNRGERSIVALLSKGEGSVPCDVETLCSEQFPDDFGSEQQAASERPSGAVRDSGFRGRGNEESEDTSTPDEDSQAVGVRPEWLNISELPDSLDLVTVTSVEFLPPEQTYSICTEFNTFIAGGIVVHNTNFPPKRKAQQIATAFGQKLKAAHFDIVEKMYRSLLRRIKSRFQKAGGGFPGMVILASSAATIESFTERKMREGLEDPNIFVRDHTQWTAKPAENFCGEFFYVLCSTSATKSRILNEKEYDLITDEFLEANDAFVMDIPVEFRDDFESNMEEALRDIAGFSTQAISQFVQRPKMIQVCTDSLRSHPFSEEEWVAGGPGQIDWDTLAVSYEHKLAGGYTETRWKPRRNPKAMRWCHIDTSVSGDSSGFCIGHIDKWVEVVRRDADGNIQTDLAPYYVIDFMLRINPPPAEQIYMPDLRVLLYMFMDHGFKFIGFSTDRYQSVEMHQQVKRRGIHTQLISMDTSTEPYDELKSAFYEERIEIYKYKPFIEEFKSLEYDRLVGKIDHPVAGSKDVADAVAGVVQGLKKSGERMPLHGQSEKVEKPTHEDAWVMEKIPAALVDTEAVKMAKEDRATEDFMPILIGE, from the coding sequence ATGATCATCAAGGCCACGAATGGACGCCGCCGGTCGGTAACGCATAGGCTGGAGGCAGCGGAACGTGTCGATGACATACGGTTTGGCTTGACCGAAGAAGAGCGAGAACTTGTTCTTGCGTTGGAGCGGGAAGCTGGTCAGGGTTCGGCCCTGATACAGACCGAAATACTTGATCATATCTATCACAATGAGCCGGTGTCTATGGCGCAGTTCATCGAAGATCCGTATTACCTTGGAGAGAGTTGTTCTACTATATATCCTGAGTTGCAAAGGGATCTTATTGAATTGTTTGATCGTCCGTATCGTGAGGCGCTTTTTACGGGCGGGATCGGCGTAGGGAAGTGCGTAATTGGTGATACTGAAATTTACGATCCTGTTTATGGGATCAGGACTACTGCAAAAAAAATGGCGTCTTTAGGGAGCGGGATAGGCTGCGCTACTTACGATATGGCATATGGTGGAATGAGAGCTGCTGAGTGTTCGGCTCAATGGAGCGGCATAAAGAAAATTGGCAATCTAAAATTACGAAGCGGAAGGAAGATTGGCTTATCTCTAGATCATCCGGTATTGACCCCTTATGGATACAAGGCAGCGTCAGAGATTTCGGCGGGAGATATGGTTGCCACGGCCAGGAGATTACCACATCCAGTATCACCTCTTTCTGTGTCGGATGATGAGGTCAAATGGGTTGCCTATATGTTGGCTGACGGTGGTTGCACAGGGTCTTCGATGGTTTTTACGAATGGATGCGAGGTTGTCCTTTCTGAATTTGAAAATATTACTAAAAAACTTGGAAACGGATCAAACCCAGGGGTTTCTTATGTTGGCAAAGCTGGGCAGGCAACAATGGTTATGCCTCGAGAGGTAAGGTGGATTAGGAAGAGATACGGACTTTACGAAAAATCAATAGATAAGCGGGTTCCGGGTCGTTTCTATGGCCTTGATGATAGGCAGTTAGGTTTATTCTTAAACCGAATATGGGCCTGTGATGGGTGGGTATGTAAAAGGAGCGTAAAGTCGTTTGAGATAGGTATAGCCTTGGGTAGCGAAGAATTTGTTTGTGATATACAGCAATTATTGTTGAGATTTGGAATACAGTCGAGAGTTCGATATCGAAGTATGAAATATACACACAAGGGAGAAAGGCGCAGGTCTGACGCTTGGAGTCTTAGTATTTTGAATTCGGGTGATGTCTTGTCGTTCATAAAAAATATTGGTTTGATATTTGGCAAGGAAGACAAGTGTATAGAGGCTATCCGATGCCTTTCTGGTGTTAAGGCAAATTCAAACATAGACCTTGTTCCTATTGATAGATTTATTCTGTCAAAGATAAGAAAAGAGATTGGTCCTATTCCGAAGCGGGACTATTGGCCAAGGCCGCCCGGTAACTCATTTATGAGCCATGAAACGTTCCGTTCTTTTGCTGCCACTTATGATTTGCCTGATTGGTGTAAATGGTGGGGAGATGTTTTTTGGGATACGGTGGAGGTTTTTGACGTAAAGGGTTACGAGTCTGTTTATGATCTGACGGTTCCTGGTACTGCTAATTTCGCTCCGTATGGGGTTATCGTGCACAATACCTATGTGATGTCCATTGCCATATCTAGGGTTATTTACGAGTTATCTTGTATGATTAACCCGCAGAAAATTTTTGGGTTATCTTCGGGCTCTGAGATGGTGATTCCTCTCATATCTAAAAACTTGCCACTGGCCAGGGATATTATGAAGACAGCCATCGATGATAAGATCAAGGAATCACCGTATTTTATGACCAAGTTCACGCCGAATATCAAAATGGATTACACGCTGTTTCCTGGGAATATCCGGATAACTATTGGTTCCTATGGTTCGGAGCGACTACTAGGAGCTAATGTTTTTTCAGCGGCGCTAGACGAGTGTTTAACAAAAAAACAAGTTGTAACCCTAGAAAAACGTGGTAAAGTGGTCCATGAGACAGTCGAAAATCTTCTTGAAATGGGTCAAGCGGACGCAGACTGCAAGATGGTGTGTCTCGATCATGGCAAGAAAAAGGTACGCAGTGGATGGTGGAGGATCAAGGAATCGACCGTCCAACCAATTGTGCAGATCACGGCAGGTGCCTCATCTTTGGAGGTTTCGTGCCAGCATCCGATATTGGTGCGTAGGGGGGATCGCCTCGTCTACGTCTATGCGGAAGATGTCGTGGTTGGAGACACCGTTGTCATGGAGGTGTTGAATGCCACGGGAGGGTCAAAGGTTAAGCGAAGAGACGAAGGCTATCTTATCGGAAATAGCGAAGGAACGGATTGGGGAAGCGAATCCGTTTTTCGGGAAGCATCACTCCGAGGAGACAAAGGAAAAGCTCAGGGAGGCGAGGGCCAAACAGGTAATGCCGCCGAGATCGGAAGAGACAAGGGAAAAGATGCGGCAAGCGATGAAGGGGCGGAAGTTTTCGGAAGAGACACGGCGGAAAATGAGGGAAGCTGCTATTCGGAGAACCTCCGATCCAGAGTGGCGGAAAAAACAATCAGAAAGATCGAAGAAGGCGCGGGAAGAGGGGCGGGTTACTCATCTTCCTCCTGTGTTGAGGGGGGAAGACAACCCTTGGTACGGGAAAAAGATGACCAAAAAGCAGCGGAAGAAATTGAGCGAGGCTGCCAAGCTGAGAGGGGGGCATCCCCATACGGAGGAATCGAGGGAGAAGATTTCACAAGGGAACGTTCGGTCAATCAAGGATCGAGTGCGGAGCTACAAATTTCAGGTTCAGTCACCATGCGGGGCATTGGTTCCGTGTCGAACGCAATACGAACTGAGATTGGCGGAGAGTCTGTGCCGACAGGAAGGGGTATCGAGTGTGGTTGGGGAGGATCAGATGGAGTGGGTGTCGTATCGACTAAACGGACAGGATCGAATGACGGTTGCGGATTTCAAGGTGACGATGCAGGACGGATCGGTTATTATAATAGAGGGGAAAGATCCATCGTCGCTTTATTGTCTAAGGGAGAGGGCTCGGTTCCTTGCGATGTGGAAACACTGTGTTCAGAACAATTTCCAGATGATTTTGGCTCTGAACAACAAGCCGCTTCCGAGCGTCCAAGCGGGGCCGTTCGTGACTCAGGATTTCGTGGACGAGGCAATGAAGAATCAGAAGATACGAGTACGCCTGATGAGGACAGTCAAGCTGTCGGTGTCCGGCCCGAATGGTTGAATATATCAGAACTTCCCGACAGCCTTGACTTGGTGACTGTTACCAGTGTGGAGTTCTTGCCGCCGGAACAAACGTATTCTATATGTACAGAATTCAATACGTTTATCGCTGGCGGCATTGTGGTTCACAACACTAACTTCCCCCCCAAGCGCAAGGCTCAACAGATTGCTACTGCGTTCGGCCAAAAATTGAAGGCGGCGCATTTCGACATCGTGGAGAAGATGTATCGTAGCTTGTTGCGTCGTATCAAATCCAGGTTTCAGAAAGCGGGCGGGGGGTTTCCGGGGATGGTTATTCTTGCGTCTTCTGCGGCTACGATTGAGTCTTTTACGGAGCGGAAAATGCGAGAAGGTCTCGAAGACCCAAATATTTTTGTGAGGGACCATACTCAATGGACTGCCAAGCCAGCGGAAAATTTTTGCGGCGAGTTCTTTTATGTGCTGTGTTCTACATCCGCGACCAAATCCAGGATTCTGAACGAAAAAGAATATGATTTGATAACCGATGAATTTCTTGAGGCTAATGATGCGTTCGTGATGGATATACCAGTTGAGTTCCGGGATGACTTTGAATCGAACATGGAAGAGGCGTTGAGGGACATCGCTGGTTTTTCAACGCAGGCCATATCGCAGTTTGTCCAGCGCCCTAAGATGATTCAGGTTTGCACGGATTCTTTGCGATCTCATCCGTTCAGCGAAGAGGAGTGGGTCGCCGGGGGGCCGGGACAGATTGACTGGGATACATTGGCGGTCAGTTACGAGCACAAGCTCGCTGGGGGGTATACCGAGACGAGATGGAAGCCGCGAAGAAATCCCAAGGCGATGCGGTGGTGCCATATCGACACTTCGGTGTCGGGCGATAGTTCGGGGTTTTGCATTGGCCATATTGACAAATGGGTTGAGGTCGTAAGGCGCGATGCCGATGGAAATATTCAGACTGATCTGGCTCCATATTACGTTATCGATTTTATGCTGCGGATTAACCCGCCACCGGCCGAGCAAATTTATATGCCTGATTTGCGGGTTTTGCTCTATATGTTCATGGATCACGGTTTCAAGTTTATCGGGTTCAGCACGGACCGGTATCAGAGTGTAGAGATGCACCAGCAGGTCAAGCGGCGTGGAATCCATACGCAGTTGATTTCCATGGATACGTCGACAGAGCCCTACGATGAGCTGAAGTCGGCTTTTTACGAGGAGCGGATAGAAATTTATAAATACAAACCTTTTATTGAAGAGTTCAAGTCCCTAGAGTATGATCGGCTCGTTGGAAAGATCGACCACCCCGTTGCTGGCAGTAAAGATGTTGCAGATGCGGTGGCGGGCGTGGTGCAAGGTCTGAAAAAGTCGGGAGAGAGAATGCCGCTACACGGGCAATCGGAAAAGGTCGAAAAGCCGACACACGAGGATGCTTGGGTGATGGAAAAGATACCGGCTGCATTGGTAGATACGGAAGCTGTAAAAATGGCCAAGGAAGACAGGGCAACCGAAGACTTTATGCCGATTTTGATTGGGGAATAA